The Arachis hypogaea cultivar Tifrunner chromosome 19, arahy.Tifrunner.gnm2.J5K5, whole genome shotgun sequence genome has a window encoding:
- the LOC112776461 gene encoding uncharacterized protein, producing MNKRKREGLASNSDNMNDAERIVYNVIHSKQNMGIWMADIKRETSLPESMIKKSIKMLQTKGEIKEVVNIKNKSRKHYMAAGFEPADEITGGSWYSEGKLDQEYIFRLRQVCLNYISRNVVANRDGILEFINQGGYFSGTTTQEVDQILGNLVLDDKIIEVKSTGYGDYEKFPVGRVCYRCKSKGSVNNGEGKIGAMASIPCGVCPRINLCSPDGYISPKTCELYQKWLDF from the coding sequence ATGAATAAGCGGAAGCGAGAAGGGTTGGCTTCAAATTCTGATAACATGAACGATGCAGAGCGCATAGTGTATAACGTAATTCACAGCAAACAAAACATGGGGATTTGGATGGCAGACATAAAGCGAGAAACATCTCTCCCTGAAAGCATGATCAAGAAATCCATTAAGATGCTTCAAACCAAGGGTGAAATCAAGGAGGTTGTTAACATTAAAAACAAGAGCAGGAAGCACTATATGGCAGCCGGTTTCGAACCGGCCGACGAAATCACCGGTGGGAGTTGGTATTCAGAAGGAAAACTTGATCAAGAGTACATATTTCGCTTAAGGCAAGTATGCCTTAATTACATCTCCAGGAATGTCGTTGCGAATCGCGATGGCATTTTGGAGTTCATCAACCAAGGAGGCTATTTCTCTGGAACCACAACACAAGAGGTAGATCAGATTCTTGGAAATTTAGTTTTGGATGATAAGATTATAGAGGTGAAGAGCACTGGTTATGGGGATTATGAGAAATTTCCTGTTGGTAGAGTTTGTTATAGGTGCAAAAGCAAAGGAAGTGTTAATAATGGTGAAGGGAAAATTGGTGCCATGGCTTCAATTCCATGTGGAGTTTGTCCAAGAATTAACTTGTGTTCACCAGATGGCTATATTTCTCCCAAAACTTGTGAGCTTTATCAGAAATGGTTGGACTTCTAG